A window of the Yersinia rochesterensis genome harbors these coding sequences:
- a CDS encoding SDR family oxidoreductase, protein MMKTTQQVAIVTGASRGIGAAIAERLAQEGYTVLINYSRADEEAEALVRKIQQAGGNALSAKGDISDSAAVVQLFAKAEAAFGGVDILVNNAGIMSLSTIADSDDEHFDRQIAINLKGSFNGMREAAKRLRYGGRIVNFSTSVVGLKLEKYAVYAATKAAVETMTAILAKELRGRNITVNAVAPGPTATDLFLNGKSAELIEKMAKMAPLERLGTPEDIAAAVAFLVGKDGGWINGQVLRANGGLI, encoded by the coding sequence ATGATGAAAACTACTCAGCAGGTCGCCATTGTCACAGGAGCATCACGAGGTATTGGTGCAGCAATAGCCGAGCGTTTAGCTCAGGAGGGTTACACCGTTCTCATCAATTATTCTCGAGCTGATGAGGAAGCCGAAGCTTTAGTGCGTAAAATCCAACAAGCGGGCGGAAATGCATTGAGTGCTAAAGGGGATATCAGTGATTCTGCCGCTGTAGTTCAATTGTTTGCTAAAGCAGAAGCCGCTTTTGGTGGCGTTGATATTTTGGTCAATAATGCCGGAATTATGTCACTCAGTACGATTGCCGATAGTGATGATGAACACTTTGACCGCCAGATTGCAATTAATCTGAAAGGGAGCTTTAACGGGATGCGGGAAGCCGCAAAACGCCTTAGATACGGTGGGCGAATTGTTAATTTTTCAACCAGTGTGGTGGGTTTAAAGTTGGAAAAGTATGCTGTTTATGCTGCGACCAAAGCTGCGGTTGAAACAATGACGGCAATCCTGGCGAAAGAGTTGCGGGGCCGCAATATTACCGTCAATGCCGTGGCTCCGGGGCCTACCGCAACTGACCTTTTTCTTAATGGGAAATCGGCAGAACTTATTGAAAAAATGGCAAAAATGGCACCATTGGAAAGGCTGGGTACACCAGAAGATATTGCTGCGGCAGTAGCATTTTTGGTGGGTAAAGACGGTGGTTGGATTAATGGGCAAGTGCTGCGCGCTAACGGTGGCCTGATTTAG
- a CDS encoding N-formylglutamate amidohydrolase, protein MSNVTLIPLLRDGEPPAAAIERPESRSPFILLADHAGQRIPAQLGDLGLPAGEIDRHIGWDIGSLATAQLLSQYLDATLIHQRYSRLVIDCNRTPGIASSIPEISENTRIPRNIGVTVEEAQARRNEVFQPYHDLITQTLNQRHDCGQSSVIISMHSFTPSFKNISRPWQVGTLFNRNPEFSLQLVAFLQQDGSLNVGVNQPYAMTDATDFTLPFHAEQRHLPYVGIEIRQDLITQPDGQEQWAKRLARLLPQVLSAYNHSK, encoded by the coding sequence ATGTCCAATGTCACTTTGATTCCTTTATTACGTGATGGCGAACCTCCGGCTGCGGCCATTGAACGCCCAGAGAGCCGTTCACCTTTTATCTTGCTGGCAGACCATGCCGGGCAGCGTATTCCCGCCCAACTTGGGGATTTGGGGTTACCCGCCGGGGAAATTGACCGCCATATTGGTTGGGATATTGGCTCATTGGCTACCGCGCAATTACTTAGCCAATATTTGGATGCAACATTGATTCATCAGCGTTACTCGCGCTTAGTGATTGATTGTAACCGCACGCCGGGTATCGCCAGCTCTATTCCTGAAATTTCGGAAAACACGCGGATACCACGCAATATTGGTGTCACGGTAGAAGAGGCACAAGCCCGTCGAAATGAGGTATTCCAGCCTTATCATGACTTAATTACACAGACACTTAATCAGCGCCATGATTGCGGCCAGAGCAGTGTCATTATTTCCATGCATAGCTTTACCCCGTCGTTTAAAAACATTTCACGCCCGTGGCAAGTTGGAACTTTATTTAACCGTAATCCTGAGTTTTCTTTGCAGTTAGTGGCATTTTTACAGCAAGATGGCTCCTTAAATGTCGGAGTTAACCAACCTTATGCCATGACAGATGCAACCGATTTCACTTTGCCATTTCATGCGGAACAGCGCCATTTACCTTATGTAGGAATAGAGATTCGTCAGGATCTTATTACTCAACCCGATGGGCAGGAACAGTGGGCAAAGCGCCTGGCGAGATTGTTACCGCAAGTCTTATCCGCCTATAACCATTCAAAATAG
- a CDS encoding FNR family transcription factor, which translates to MIPEKRVIRRIQSGGCAIHCQDCSISQLCIPFTLNENELDQLDNIIERKKPIQKGQALFKAGDELKSLYAIRSGTIKSYTITEEGDEQITGFHLAGDLVGFDAISNLQHPSFAQALETSMVCEIPFDTLDDLSGKMPNLRQQMMRLMSGEIKGDQDMILLLSKKNAEERLAAFIYNLSRRFAQRGFSPREFRLTMTRGDIGNYLGLTVETISRLLGRFQKSDILSVKGKYITIENTEALAKLAGNPRPSL; encoded by the coding sequence ATGATCCCGGAAAAACGCGTAATCCGACGTATTCAGTCTGGTGGTTGTGCAATCCATTGTCAGGATTGCAGTATCAGCCAGCTCTGTATTCCATTTACTTTGAATGAAAACGAGCTGGATCAGCTCGACAATATCATTGAAAGAAAAAAACCTATTCAGAAAGGACAGGCGCTGTTTAAAGCAGGTGATGAGCTTAAATCACTGTATGCCATCCGTTCCGGGACCATCAAAAGTTACACCATTACCGAAGAAGGTGATGAGCAAATTACCGGTTTCCATTTGGCGGGCGATTTAGTCGGTTTTGATGCCATCAGTAACCTACAGCATCCAAGCTTTGCGCAAGCTCTCGAAACATCAATGGTTTGCGAAATCCCATTTGATACACTGGATGACTTATCCGGCAAAATGCCAAATTTGCGCCAACAGATGATGCGTCTAATGAGTGGTGAGATCAAAGGTGATCAAGACATGATTTTACTGCTTTCTAAAAAGAATGCAGAAGAGCGTCTGGCGGCCTTTATTTATAATCTCTCTCGCCGTTTTGCTCAGCGCGGTTTCTCACCACGTGAATTCCGTCTCACCATGACTCGTGGTGACATCGGCAACTATTTGGGTCTGACGGTAGAAACTATCAGCCGTTTGTTGGGTCGTTTCCAGAAAAGCGATATTCTGAGTGTGAAAGGTAAATATATAACTATCGAGAATACCGAAGCACTGGCTAAGCTGGCGGGTAACCCAAGACCTAGTCTGTAA
- the sbmC gene encoding DNA gyrase inhibitor SbmC, with protein sequence MTFKIVEKESKKIVGIRVVGPYHETIPKGFDQLSSLYTQHQIPGKDWLALYWDNPETNPPAELRADVSLSVADDYVLPVELRGQLELQVIPSGLYAVYHTRVTDDDDGYAKAWGELYHQHLPQSGYHPAEGACYEVYLNDGRSDGYFDIDIYQSVEKD encoded by the coding sequence ATGACATTCAAGATAGTCGAAAAAGAATCGAAAAAGATTGTGGGTATCCGAGTTGTTGGGCCTTATCACGAGACCATCCCGAAAGGATTTGACCAACTATCATCACTTTATACCCAGCACCAAATTCCAGGAAAAGATTGGTTAGCACTTTACTGGGATAACCCAGAAACCAATCCACCGGCTGAGTTACGGGCTGATGTATCCTTATCTGTCGCTGATGACTATGTCTTACCAGTAGAACTTCGCGGCCAGTTGGAGTTACAGGTGATCCCCTCAGGTCTATATGCGGTGTATCACACCCGAGTAACGGATGATGATGATGGTTATGCTAAAGCTTGGGGAGAATTGTATCACCAACATTTACCACAAAGTGGCTATCACCCAGCCGAGGGCGCTTGTTATGAGGTTTACCTCAATGACGGCAGAAGTGACGGCTATTTTGATATCGATATCTATCAATCCGTTGAAAAAGACTAA
- the ogt gene encoding methylated-DNA--[protein]-cysteine S-methyltransferase: protein METFLIDRMATPQGELLLIADEENRLRAIDWTDHYERLMKLLRNHYGTNTFTLVEKRNPGGLSDSMQRYFAGELSIIDNLPVKTAGTDFQRQVWEQLRKIPCGETITYGELAKRINRPTASRAVGMANGLNPISIVVPCHRVIGQQGALTGYAGGVERKRWLLMHEGYLLVR from the coding sequence ATGGAAACGTTTTTAATTGATCGGATGGCAACCCCACAGGGTGAACTGTTGTTAATTGCAGACGAAGAAAACCGGCTACGCGCCATTGATTGGACGGATCATTATGAGCGCCTGATGAAACTGCTACGCAATCATTACGGCACCAATACCTTTACCCTAGTGGAAAAACGGAATCCCGGTGGGTTAAGTGACAGCATGCAGCGCTATTTTGCTGGTGAGCTGAGTATTATAGATAATTTACCCGTAAAAACAGCCGGGACTGACTTTCAGCGCCAGGTTTGGGAACAACTGCGTAAAATCCCTTGTGGTGAAACCATTACTTATGGCGAATTAGCAAAACGCATTAACCGCCCCACAGCTTCGCGGGCTGTAGGGATGGCTAATGGCTTGAATCCCATTTCAATTGTTGTCCCTTGCCATAGAGTCATTGGGCAGCAAGGTGCATTGACTGGCTATGCCGGTGGTGTCGAGCGAAAACGCTGGCTATTAATGCATGAGGGCTATCTTTTAGTACGCTAA
- a CDS encoding LysR family transcriptional regulator encodes MDRIDAMRVFIRVVEQRSFTQTAQDLNLPRSSVTDAVKQLEKRLNVRLLQRTTRHVSPTLDGEAYYQRCLQIIADIEDAEMAFANAKPRGLLRIDVQGTLARHFVLPQLPDFIAQYPDIELFISEGDRLVDLIREGFDGVLRVGNLQDSDMVARRVALLPQVTCAAPRYLQQHGTPLTPNELAGHQMVGFRSSATGGLMPLEFCISTQSQPSARKKLSYQRPQPYLSAKVQDMKVQNVKLPAVLSVSGAESFVAAARLALGIIQVPRYHIESDLRAGTLIDILPEYAPPPMPVSFLYPRNRQLSPRVRIFSDWLNQVFLKAFS; translated from the coding sequence ATGGACAGAATTGATGCAATGCGCGTGTTTATCAGAGTAGTGGAACAGCGCAGTTTTACCCAAACCGCACAAGACTTAAATTTACCTCGATCTAGTGTGACGGATGCAGTTAAGCAGCTTGAAAAACGCTTAAATGTCCGCTTATTGCAACGCACTACCCGGCATGTCAGTCCGACACTGGATGGGGAAGCTTACTACCAGCGCTGCCTGCAAATTATTGCTGATATAGAAGATGCTGAAATGGCGTTTGCTAATGCTAAGCCACGGGGCTTACTGAGAATCGATGTACAAGGCACCTTGGCTCGCCATTTTGTATTACCACAACTACCTGATTTTATAGCACAATATCCCGATATCGAATTATTTATCAGCGAAGGAGATAGGCTAGTTGATTTGATTCGTGAAGGCTTTGACGGCGTATTGCGTGTCGGTAATTTGCAAGACAGTGATATGGTGGCCCGCCGCGTGGCACTGCTACCACAGGTAACTTGTGCTGCACCGCGCTATTTGCAACAACATGGAACACCACTCACACCTAATGAGTTAGCCGGGCATCAAATGGTAGGGTTTCGTTCCAGTGCGACTGGCGGATTAATGCCATTAGAATTTTGTATCAGCACGCAATCTCAGCCCTCCGCCAGGAAAAAGCTTTCATATCAACGGCCACAGCCCTATTTATCAGCTAAAGTTCAAGATATGAAAGTTCAAAATGTGAAATTACCGGCGGTTCTATCCGTTAGTGGCGCAGAAAGTTTTGTGGCTGCCGCACGGCTGGCATTAGGGATCATTCAGGTACCACGTTATCACATCGAATCAGACTTACGTGCCGGAACACTGATTGATATTCTCCCAGAATATGCCCCGCCCCCCATGCCGGTTTCTTTTCTGTATCCACGTAATCGACAATTGTCACCACGGGTGCGTATTTTCAGTGACTGGCTGAACCAAGTATTCCTGAAAGCATTTTCCTGA
- the uspE gene encoding universal stress protein UspE: MAKYQNILVAIDPNQDDQPALRRAVYLVRRNGGTIKAFLAIYDLSYDMTTLLSPDERTAMRKGVISQRSAWINEQCRFYLDEGIPIEIKVVWHNRPYEAIIQEVLKFKHDLLLKMAHQHDRLESIIFTPTDWHLLRKCPCPVWMVKDQPWPEGGTALVAVNLSSEDPLHDPLNLRLVKETRELAENLNQTQVHLISAYPVTPINIAIELPDFDPSVYNDAIRGQHLVAMKALRQQFGIDEKFTHVEKGLPEEVIPDLAEHLRAGVVVLGTLGRTGLSAAFIGNTTEHVIDHLKCDLLAIKPEGFTCPVESNEDQNDVE, translated from the coding sequence ATGGCAAAGTATCAGAATATTCTGGTTGCTATTGACCCCAATCAGGATGATCAACCTGCATTAAGACGTGCAGTCTATCTTGTGCGGCGCAACGGCGGCACAATCAAAGCATTTTTAGCTATTTATGACTTGTCTTATGACATGACCACCCTGCTGTCACCCGATGAGCGCACCGCTATGCGCAAAGGGGTTATCAGCCAACGCTCAGCTTGGATAAACGAGCAGTGCCGATTTTATCTTGATGAAGGGATACCGATTGAAATCAAAGTGGTATGGCACAATCGGCCCTACGAAGCCATTATTCAGGAAGTCCTGAAATTTAAACACGATTTATTGCTAAAAATGGCACATCAGCATGACCGCCTGGAGTCTATTATCTTCACCCCGACTGACTGGCATTTATTGCGCAAATGTCCCTGCCCGGTGTGGATGGTAAAAGACCAACCTTGGCCGGAGGGTGGCACGGCACTGGTGGCCGTCAACCTCTCAAGTGAAGACCCGCTGCATGACCCACTCAATTTACGTTTAGTGAAAGAAACCCGAGAACTTGCTGAAAATCTCAACCAAACTCAAGTGCACTTGATTAGCGCCTATCCGGTCACTCCCATTAATATCGCCATCGAGTTACCTGATTTTGATCCGAGTGTTTATAACGATGCTATTCGCGGTCAGCATTTGGTCGCAATGAAAGCACTGCGCCAGCAGTTTGGTATTGATGAAAAATTCACTCATGTAGAAAAAGGTTTACCCGAAGAGGTGATTCCTGACCTCGCTGAACATTTACGCGCTGGGGTGGTGGTTTTAGGTACTTTGGGGCGTACAGGGCTATCTGCCGCCTTTATCGGGAATACCACAGAACATGTGATCGATCATCTTAAATGTGATTTATTAGCGATTAAACCGGAAGGTTTTACTTGCCCGGTGGAAAGCAATGAAGATCAAAATGATGTCGAATAA
- the pntA gene encoding Re/Si-specific NAD(P)(+) transhydrogenase subunit alpha produces the protein MRIGVPRERLANEARVAATPKTVEQLLKLGFTVAIESGAGHLASFDDAAYQEAGATITDTTDVWQSDLILKVNAPFEDEIALMRAGSTLVSFIWPAQNPELLQKLAERQVTVLAMDSVPRISRAQSMDALSSMANIAGYRAIVEAAHEFGRFFTGQITAAGKVPPAKVMIIGAGVAGLAAIGAAGSLGAIVRAFDTRPEVKEQVQSMGAEFLELDFEEEAGSGDGYAKVMSEAFIKAEMALFAAQAAEVDIIVTTALIPGKPAPLLITKEMVASMKSGSVIVDLAAQTGGNCELTVADKVTVTENGVKIIGYTDLPSRLPTQSSQLYGTNLVNLLKLLCKEKNGEIDIDFEDTVIRGVTVVKTGEVTWPAPPIQVSAQPQVAKAAPIVKEETKPSSPWPKYIIMALAIVLFGWLANVAPKEFLSHFTVFALACVVGYYVVWNVSHALHTPLMSVTNAISGIIVVGALLQIGHGGWVSFLSFIAVLIASINIFGGFTVTQRMLKMFRKN, from the coding sequence ATGCGTATTGGTGTACCAAGAGAGCGGTTGGCCAATGAAGCCCGTGTTGCAGCAACGCCGAAAACGGTAGAACAATTGCTGAAATTAGGTTTCACCGTGGCGATTGAAAGCGGAGCTGGTCATTTAGCCAGTTTTGACGATGCGGCGTACCAGGAAGCGGGTGCCACCATTACGGATACCACCGATGTGTGGCAATCCGACCTTATCCTCAAAGTGAATGCCCCATTTGAGGACGAAATTGCCCTGATGCGTGCGGGGAGCACCTTGGTCAGCTTTATCTGGCCAGCCCAGAACCCGGAATTACTGCAAAAATTAGCAGAGCGTCAGGTCACTGTATTGGCGATGGATTCTGTGCCGCGTATCTCGCGCGCGCAATCCATGGATGCCCTCAGCTCAATGGCTAACATTGCGGGCTATCGCGCAATCGTCGAAGCTGCTCATGAATTTGGCCGTTTCTTCACCGGGCAAATTACCGCGGCGGGTAAAGTCCCACCAGCAAAAGTAATGATTATCGGGGCCGGTGTTGCAGGGTTAGCAGCCATTGGCGCGGCAGGGAGCTTAGGGGCGATTGTCCGTGCTTTTGACACCCGTCCGGAAGTCAAAGAACAAGTCCAAAGTATGGGCGCTGAATTCCTCGAACTTGATTTTGAAGAAGAGGCGGGCAGTGGCGATGGTTACGCGAAGGTCATGTCTGAAGCGTTTATCAAAGCCGAAATGGCGCTATTTGCTGCACAAGCGGCCGAAGTGGATATCATTGTTACCACCGCATTGATTCCAGGTAAACCCGCACCGCTCTTGATAACCAAAGAAATGGTTGCGTCGATGAAGTCCGGCAGCGTGATAGTCGACTTGGCCGCGCAGACCGGCGGTAACTGTGAATTGACTGTGGCTGATAAAGTGACAGTGACCGAGAATGGCGTGAAAATCATCGGTTATACCGACTTGCCAAGCCGTTTACCGACACAGTCATCCCAGCTTTATGGTACCAACCTGGTTAACTTGCTGAAATTACTCTGCAAAGAGAAAAATGGCGAGATCGATATTGATTTCGAAGATACCGTCATCCGCGGTGTTACCGTGGTCAAAACCGGTGAAGTGACCTGGCCGGCTCCGCCTATTCAAGTTTCAGCTCAGCCTCAGGTCGCTAAAGCAGCTCCGATTGTCAAAGAAGAGACTAAACCTTCATCGCCTTGGCCTAAGTACATCATCATGGCACTGGCTATCGTGCTGTTTGGTTGGTTGGCAAATGTGGCACCGAAAGAGTTTTTATCTCACTTTACGGTCTTTGCTCTGGCGTGTGTGGTTGGATATTACGTGGTGTGGAACGTCAGCCATGCGCTACATACTCCACTGATGTCAGTCACTAACGCCATCTCCGGCATTATTGTGGTGGGCGCATTGTTGCAGATTGGTCATGGCGGCTGGGTGAGTTTCTTATCCTTTATTGCCGTATTGATTGCCAGCATCAATATTTTTGGTGGCTTTACTGTCACCCAGCGCATGCTGAAAATGTTCCGTAAAAACTAG
- the pntB gene encoding Re/Si-specific NAD(P)(+) transhydrogenase subunit beta — MSSGLVTAAYIVAAILFIFSLAGLSRHETSKQGNTFGVTGMAIALIATILGPDSGNVAWIIIAMVIGGAIGIYLAKKVEMTEMPELVAILHSFVGLAAVLVGFNSYLDHGTVVMDAVMVNIHLTEVFLGIFIGAVTFTGSIVAFGKLRGIISSKPLMLPQRHKLNLVALVVSFLLMIMFVKTDSVALQVVALLLMTVIALGFGWHLVASIGGADMPVVVSMLNSYSGWAAAAAGFMLSNDLLIVTGALVGSSGAILSYIMCKAMNRSFISVIAGGFGTDGSSTGDAEEMGEYRETNAEEVAELLKNASSVIITPGYGMAVAQAQYPVADITAKLQARGIKVRFGIHPVAGRLPGHMNVLLAEAKVPYDVVLEMDEINDDFPSTDVVLVIGANDTVNPAALEDPRSPIAGMPVLEVWKAQNVIAFKRSMNTGYAGVQNPLFFKDNTQMLFGDAKDSVEAILRAL; from the coding sequence ATGTCTAGTGGTCTCGTTACAGCTGCGTACATAGTTGCTGCGATTTTATTTATTTTCAGTTTGGCTGGGCTGTCGCGCCACGAAACATCCAAACAAGGTAACACTTTCGGTGTGACCGGTATGGCCATCGCACTTATCGCGACCATTCTGGGGCCAGATTCAGGGAATGTTGCCTGGATTATCATTGCCATGGTGATTGGTGGGGCAATTGGTATTTATCTGGCGAAGAAAGTCGAAATGACCGAAATGCCGGAACTGGTGGCTATTCTGCACAGTTTCGTGGGTCTGGCGGCGGTTCTGGTTGGCTTTAATAGCTATCTGGATCATGGCACCGTGGTCATGGATGCGGTGATGGTGAATATCCATCTGACCGAAGTGTTCTTGGGGATCTTTATCGGGGCGGTAACATTTACCGGTTCAATTGTTGCCTTTGGTAAGTTACGCGGGATTATCTCATCCAAACCGCTGATGCTGCCACAACGCCATAAGTTAAATCTGGTGGCGCTGGTTGTTTCATTCCTGCTGATGATTATGTTCGTCAAGACAGATAGCGTGGCCCTACAAGTGGTCGCACTGCTATTGATGACCGTGATTGCTTTGGGCTTCGGTTGGCATCTGGTGGCATCCATCGGTGGTGCTGATATGCCGGTTGTGGTTTCGATGCTGAACTCCTACTCCGGTTGGGCCGCAGCGGCCGCAGGCTTCATGCTCAGCAATGACTTGCTGATTGTAACCGGTGCGTTAGTGGGTTCTTCCGGTGCCATCCTGTCGTACATCATGTGTAAAGCGATGAATCGTTCGTTCATTAGCGTGATTGCCGGTGGCTTTGGTACCGATGGATCTTCTACCGGTGATGCTGAAGAAATGGGTGAATACCGTGAAACTAACGCGGAAGAAGTGGCTGAGCTGCTGAAAAATGCTAGCTCTGTCATCATCACTCCTGGATATGGTATGGCGGTGGCACAGGCACAATATCCGGTGGCTGACATTACAGCAAAACTGCAAGCTCGGGGGATCAAAGTACGTTTTGGTATTCACCCAGTAGCAGGGCGCTTACCAGGCCATATGAATGTGTTATTGGCTGAAGCCAAAGTACCTTACGATGTGGTGTTGGAAATGGATGAAATCAATGATGATTTCCCAAGCACTGACGTCGTGCTGGTTATTGGTGCTAACGACACGGTAAACCCTGCCGCACTTGAAGATCCTCGCAGCCCCATTGCAGGTATGCCAGTGTTGGAAGTGTGGAAAGCGCAAAATGTTATTGCCTTTAAACGGTCAATGAACACCGGCTATGCGGGCGTACAAAACCCATTGTTCTTCAAAGACAATACTCAAATGTTATTTGGCGATGCCAAAGACAGCGTAGAAGCCATTTTACGCGCGTTGTAA
- a CDS encoding DUF523 domain-containing protein, which produces MESKPARILISACLMGKPVRYNGSALSVHDEIIQRWQDEGRLVLICPELAAGMPVPRPPAEIQQGNGEAVLQGQARVIEQWGNDVSREFLQGVYQSLELAQKHQCTLAILTEGSPSCGSSRIYDGNFNGTQRAGQGVTTALLRRHGIKIFSHLQLEQADDFLRNSSQIKVKN; this is translated from the coding sequence GTGGAATCCAAACCTGCGCGTATCCTGATCAGTGCCTGCTTGATGGGGAAACCTGTCCGTTATAACGGCAGCGCTCTGTCTGTTCATGATGAAATTATTCAGCGCTGGCAGGATGAAGGACGACTGGTGCTAATTTGTCCAGAATTAGCCGCAGGAATGCCGGTGCCACGCCCACCAGCAGAAATTCAGCAAGGTAATGGCGAGGCGGTATTACAGGGGCAGGCGCGGGTGATTGAGCAATGGGGTAATGATGTCAGCCGGGAATTTCTGCAAGGGGTTTATCAATCCTTGGAATTGGCTCAAAAACATCAGTGCACATTGGCCATTCTGACTGAAGGTAGCCCATCTTGTGGTAGTAGCCGTATCTATGATGGCAATTTTAATGGTACTCAACGCGCAGGACAGGGAGTGACAACAGCTTTACTGCGTCGTCACGGGATCAAGATATTCAGTCATCTTCAACTTGAACAAGCAGATGATTTTTTGCGAAACAGTTCGCAAATCAAGGTTAAAAACTAA